The Erigeron canadensis isolate Cc75 chromosome 1, C_canadensis_v1, whole genome shotgun sequence genome segment gtaattattttgttaaatggACTTGGACCGCGATTTGCAGCAAGAGCTGAAACAACCCCTAATATCAAAACACCTAATATGAAAAGGAGCAAAATTTTAAAGGCTAATATTTGTATATACCATTTTTTTACATACATCTTTTACttcctttcttttcaacatCTCTGTAACTCtttcttttttacaaaaacCCTTTCACTTTTATGGAAAAAGTTTATCCAAGCTATCAATTCAAGCCTTCTAACCAAATTTTCACCCGTATGAGCAATGCAAACAACCATCCTAGCAATGTTGATGAGGCAACAATCCAAACAAAGCAACATGAGGTCCGGCTTTTACATATTTCGCCGAGTGGGAGTTGTTGATGAGAAGTTTGAAGTTCTGACAACTGGTTGACTTTGATGCGAGGAACATCGCAGTGAGCCAGGTTCAAAGCGGTCAAAAACGACGTTTCTTGGATTTTGGTGCTTTGCCAAGTCACAGGTTTGCACGGGTCGGGCTGGATACGGCCGGGTTTTGACCCATGCACATGCCTAAGTTACTATCCCAATAAGAGCACCCCCAATGTACATAGTATTGGGTAGTATTGGATTTCAATACGGATGAATACCGTTGGGAGTGTTATGTATTGGGTTAGTATTGGAGAGTGTATTTGGAGAATTGTGGTGGTGAATACGGAGgattgcttctttttttttttctctcacatagtttaatatttattatttaaaatggtGGGTCCTAGATATATATTGGGATGTATTGGGTATTGAGTGTAAATTGAGAAAAATGTATTGGGAAGAAGTTTTTCTTATGTGGCGCTGATGTTACACTGTATTGGATAGTATTCACCCCACCCATTATTGGGGGTGCTCTAATAAGTTCACAAACAGGACTCGTGTGTTTTTATATGTACgtggtataaatgtataatcaAATATATGACATGACTTCGCGGGATTTATGACCCCAATAGGAAATTAACAAAACATGAATTTGGACTTGCTAGGCAAATTAATTAGCACCAATTAAGAAATCATCACTAATTACACAGCATATATAGCTAGAGATTATAAGTACCAGTTTTGTATACTAATTGACATAACAACGACGTACCCAAAAatttaatacaatatatatggtGTAAGTCTACCTCCACTTATTCCAAATGAACCTATAACCAAGTTGAACTTTTTTCAAGATCAACGAACGAACGAAATAGATCGATATGATGGTAATTAAAGGTACAATAATTATAGTAGTGGCTCATATGACGACTGCAGTGATATGATGATGATCCAAGGAATATTATTTTACCGCCCTTGACTATGGAAATTTGAAAAACCAGAGGAAATTATACCTGATGCCGGGTTGTTGTGTCCATTCACATCATTACCATTGTTTGCGGATTCCATTGATCTtgaattaataatatttgtggTGTCCCATCCACCAAGGAACCCCAAGAATGTATTTCTTGAATTTAACCAGCCAGCCGGTGGTTCAGCAAGAGCTTTGTTGTAATCAAATACGGAGCAACTTGTTGTTGATGAAATGGAAGTCATATTATTATTCCCCAAATTATAAGTACCGGTGGTATTATTATTCTTTGcactagtagtagtagtattaTCCAAGTTAAGGTGCTTAAGAAAATGATAGGTGTTTGAATATTCTAGTGGATAACATGATGATGGTTCTTCCATGTTATGGTTATCTGCTAGATTTTTTTTCGAAAATCCTAATTGTGATTGATTGAAATCAACACTAGGATCGGATAATTGAAACATCTGTTTCGCCGGTTTCTCAAGATGcttgatcatcatcatcgtgTCTCTTGTGGTCTCCCTTGCTATTGATGATCTAATTGCTTCACTTCTAGATTCCTTAACGGATGGGTAACTTTTAATTGCCTTTCCTGAGGTCTCATCTCCGATGTCACtacaataaatatgcaaattatttatatactatataatacaCACAAAATGTTAGCTAGTGTTCACATTAATGTTTAAAAACATGCATGTCAAAGTTGTTCACTCAGCTCACATAGTTGAAGCAAAATTATGATCGCACTTTcaactatgaaaaatttaaactGTGTTCACTCGATCCTAAAAAGTGCGTAGATCAATTTGTGACACCGAATTTCTTCGGTTAACATAACATTTATCAATTTTACACTAAATTTAAGTGTGTGCTGCATTAGTCAATCAAGAAAGTACTTACAATGGGCTAACTTGTTGTGTTTGATGGAGCTCCAAATTGTCATCTAAGTCTGTACTAGCCGTGATCTCCATCACGGTAGTAGATTCGGTTTCACAGACAGACAAAGGTGATTCACACTCATTATTTTCCTTGCCAACTTCTGTTTGAGTATTAGCATCATCTGATTGAAGAGTTTCATGAGTGACTTCTTCAATCGCCTTCTGGGATTGAGCAAACAGCCACTCAATGGTTTTGCTAGCTTTGTCAAAACCTAACATATCATTAAGATCAAAAAACTTGCGAGCTGTGTGAACCGATAACCTCATTCTCCGGTCTCTAAGGCCCTGAGCTGTATGAATTTTGCTATGCCTATCTTTCTTACCAACACTTCTTTTCTTCCTTACACTACATTTTGGCTTCAAGGTTACGTTGTTCGTGGTCAACTTGGCCGTGGTTTTGCAAACGTCGGTGGAGATACGATGGTTGTCGAGGTTTGGAAGTATTGTAGTCGAATCCATGTTATCAAGGAAAGGTGAAGGGAAGTGCAAGAACAAAGGTTGTTGTTCTTCTTCTTGTCTTAAGTTAATATTTCCATGATTGGCTAACTTGTCCGAATTAAGCAACAAGTTTTCATTGTTTCTTGGAGAAAACATGTAATCCATAATTAGGGGTGGGAAGAGAGatgtggtttttatttttttgcgtAGCGAGTTTGAATTAGGGTGAAGATCGATTATGATAGGTTTTTATTGCATGATATTGATACAAAGAAAAATGGTCAATTTGTTAAATGTATGTAGCAAATGCAGAAGTAAAACAATGTGTActatagatattattattacGAGTAGTTTAGTGAACTACAAGTCTAGACCATCAACTGTTGAGTAGACGTAGTTTCACTTTATTGGCTGACTCTGTTTCATACGAAGGTAGctaagaaaatttaaaaaataaaataaaattatactttGGAAACATTTAGCAATCTCCCctgctttatttttttttccccaacatTCAATGGGTATCAATATCagagaaacctcaccgtataatagtGAAGATTTGCATGtatcctagacaacgagatgttgacaaTGAGCCGTTACAAGCAAAGACTGTTCTTTCAATGGGGGCTCGTGCCACTGCcgttttttgatatatattaaatcgGCCCTAGggattacttttttaaaaacttgtgatatatttaatgaatttaatagTCTAATAAAAtctaactttttagtttttatatatatcctaCAATTCATTTAGCCCActaaaaattttatgttttaggcATTGTGTttgtcccttttttttttagtttcaacAACTAAGGTGGGTCTAAATAATTACATAAACATTGGGTTTGATTTTTTACTTGACAAGATGACCTTTTTATGTAACAAGCATCAAGTAGAGATGCCAGATATGTAATCTCCATATACATTTACTCGATATTGGCCTCGTAGAAAATATCTTCATGTCATATTTGAACATTAGTACCGAGTAGATTTGTTTACAGCCACATTGGATATACAGATACATGAGTTGGATAGTAGATTTGTTCAAATAGCTTAAAGATCGTAACACTGACATGTAACTCTATTACATAGTACACGCCTTTTGTCTTGGTATTTTCAAAAGTATAtgtagttttttgtttgttagaaaTTATGTATTAGTAATTTGAATAGAAAATTTagattattagtgttatttttatttgaacCGACCCGAATTAGTAAATTACATGACTCTAATATAATAGTCGGAACATAAAGATcgcataaaaaaaaattggcccCATCGCTAAAATTTTCAAGATCTGCCACTGGTTACAAGTATTTAGAAGAAATACCCCAaaacttgtcatccctaaggatcgaactcaagaccttaggTAAAATCTGTGATTTCTCTGACCAATTAGACTAGTCATCATTGGCTCAATCTTCCCTGCTTGTTACGTGCTATACACAAAATCTGTACACATATccatttaatattgattttaccTTACACGTCTTAATTAACTTGTCCATCCACTATAATTTAAATGTCAAAATTTGACttgttagagtttttttttatgtacttttgTTTGTCTaatataaaacttaataaaagatatatcgatgaaaaataaatttaaaactcaatccatccatatattttacatctagTATTGTATtacgaaaataaaaaaaattatagtcaaattgagaaaaaaatttcaaaagtcaaactataCTAAAAgacatatattttaaacttattttGTGAATTATTAGCAAAAATAAACATATCCGGCCTAGAGGACTAGAGCTACAACGTAATTTTGCATATACTTATTGATTGATATGCAATTTTGTTGAAATAAAGTACAAAAATAATTCCTTGAATAAGTTGAAAATCAATGTACTATTGAGAATCGAGTTTACATATAACTgttataaacaaaattagaaagTTTAATGTCGAACAAAAAAAAGCGTACTATGATGTTGTATGTATCTTCATAAGTCCGTAATAAGAATATTCGTTTTTGGCCTCCGAATTCCATAAGACGGCCCTGTATTGAACTTATAGTTTGAATCGGATCCAAAAACGGCTTTGTTAAAATGAGAAGCTTGTTGTTTTGGGGACTGAATGGGTAAGAGTTAAGAGGTGGTTAGTAGAAATAGAGATCTAGCTACCAACTGTAGGAGGGCTAAATGAAGGACGGTTTTTAAATCACATTCAAAGGCACCATTAAGTAGCATTAGTGTTCTTTTATGTCCATTATTTTTGTGGGACAAAGTTATCATAAATCTTTGACTGAATGCCGCAAACAATGATTGTCTTTGTTTACATCTCAAAATGTAACAAATGATCTTAGCTTAATTACATAAAAGTCGAGAACAAATTAAGCATTTTCTCAATTGGTTGTATTTGTTAATTCCGATTTTAatcattttgttaatttttaattaagagCTGGTTTACTTAGAAGTTTCATACAATATTTGTTAACGTGGTGCTAATTATTAAACAAGAGATGACAATATGAGGCTGTTAAGCATCTAAGTTGAGTGAAAAGTTTTTCACttaccattttttaaaatataaaaaatatgagggcaaacatttattttaaatattaaaaaattaatatgtgaagtATTTTCCATCTAAGTTGGATGAATAATAGCCACATATTCATTTTTTccttattaaatttattaattacaaTTGTCACACATTAACGTATTCAAGACCATTATTATTACTCAAAACTAATAAGAATGCATTAAAATCTTAGCAATCATAAATGAAATCCGACATCTGAACGGCCAAAACATAACTACCAAGGGCACAATCATGTGGAAAATATATGGAAAGAGGTTAAATTAAGACTTGACCATGAGACTTCAAATTTAGAGAAAATTAAGCTATACGAACTTCAAACCAAACAATTTCCGCTGCACACTTATCAAGTTTATATAATGTGGCTTAATGGTAAAGATATGAGAGATGATCCCTACACAgtttaattttatcatatacaacaaatacatacattatatgTTTGTACTCTACAACTTGATAAGTGTATGGTTGCACACAATTTAATTTCGGCTGCACACTTATCAAGATATGGGACATTTCAAGTTCGAATCTCACTAGGTAATATGTTCAGAGAATAGCTAGGAAATGACTACAAGGGTATTCCACTTTCTTGGTAGGGATTTTTTGCTTCGACCCAAATCCCCAATGGCGGTGCGGAGCTATCAGGCTAGCTATCACtatgtgaatatgtgatgaaTCGGATTGGCTACGGCCCGTCCAAGAATATTTGGGCCTAGAATACTTTGCAATGAATTCTGCCCATTAAAGCCCAATAATATATAACCAGTTAACCACCAAAGAgtacaaaattttattttatccgTCCTTTAAATAAGATTATTAGTAGATTGTGTGTTACGAGCAAGGTTGCAGAACTCGGGAATCGGGATCAGATTGACGAGTGGGAGTccgaattttttttaaattggatCGGTGAATAGTGgagtttttatgtataaaatattagtttttgaacttatatgtaagaaaaaatgaaaaatatataaaaaaa includes the following:
- the LOC122585416 gene encoding transcription factor DICHOTOMA-like, whose protein sequence is MDYMFSPRNNENLLLNSDKLANHGNINLRQEEEQQPLFLHFPSPFLDNMDSTTILPNLDNHRISTDVCKTTAKLTTNNVTLKPKCSVRKKRSVGKKDRHSKIHTAQGLRDRRMRLSVHTARKFFDLNDMLGFDKASKTIEWLFAQSQKAIEEVTHETLQSDDANTQTEVGKENNECESPLSVCETESTTVMEITASTDLDDNLELHQTQQVSPFDIGDETSGKAIKSYPSVKESRSEAIRSSIARETTRDTMMMIKHLEKPAKQMFQLSDPSVDFNQSQLGFSKKNLADNHNMEEPSSCYPLEYSNTYHFLKHLNLDNTTTTSAKNNNTTGTYNLGNNNMTSISSTTSCSVFDYNKALAEPPAGWLNSRNTFLGFLGGWDTTNIINSRSMESANNGNDVNGHNNPASGIISSGFSNFHSQGR